A segment of the Oscillatoria salina IIICB1 genome:
AAACCAGTTTGTGTGGTTTGGGACAATCTGCCCCCAATCCCGTCTTGAGTACCTTGCAATATTTCCAGGATGAATATACCGCCTTAGTCAAGGGTGACTAACCCTTGAAGACTCTGTTAACAGGAAGATCCGGAGAAGATTATGGCAGTTGTCACCTTAAAAATTAACGATCGAGACTTAGCCGTAGAAGCTGGGGCAACAGTGCTAGAAGCAGCCCAAGCAGCAGGGATTCATATCCCCACAATGTGCCATTTAGAAGGGATTACCGATGTGGGGGCTTGTCGCTTATGTTTAGTAGCGATCGCCGGAATCCCCAAGCTTTTACCCGCTTGTGTCACCCAAGTCAGTGAAGGGATGAAAGTGCTTACCCATACCCCAGAAATTGAGGAATTTCGCCGGATGACGGTGGAAATGCTCTTTGCGGAAGGGAATCATATTTGTTCGGTTTGCGTCGCCAATGGTAACTGTGAGTTACAGGATATGGCAATTGAGGTGGGGATGGATCATACCCGCTTTTTCTACCAGTTTCCCCAGCGAGAAGTAGATGTATCCCACGATCGCTTTGGAATCGATCGCAACCGTTGCATCTTTTGTACTCGTTGCGTGCGAGTCTGTGATGAAATTGAAGGCGCTCATGTTTGGGACATGGCGGGACGCGGCAGCCAGTCGAAAATTATCGCCGGGTTAGACCAACCTTGGGGAGAGGTGTCCGCTTGTACCTCCTGTGGTAAATGTGTGGATGCTTGTCCCACAGGGGCAATTTTCCGCAAAGGGTCAACAGTGGCAGAAATGCAACGCGATCGCGCCAAACTGGAATTTATTGTCAACGCAAGGAAGAACCAAGAATGGACAAGATAAGGTTAGCAACTGTTTGGTTAGCCGGATGTTCCGGTTGCCATATGTCTTTTTTAGATTTGGATGAATGGTTGATCGACTTAGCCGAAAAGGTCGATGTGGTTTACTCTCCGGTGGGGTCAGATATCAAAGAATACCCTGAGAATGTGGATGTGGTCTTAGTTGAGGGAGCAATTGCCAACGAAGAGAATCTGGAATTGATTCAAATCATCCGAGAACGGTCTAAATTTCTCATTTCCTTTGGAGACTGTGCCGTCACGGCTAACGTTCCTGCCATGCGAAATATGTTACGCGGTGCCGACCCCGTTTTACGACGCTGTTATCTCGAACTCGGAGACGAAACCCCTCAGTTACCGAACGCCCCAGGAATTGTTCCCCCCTTATTAGCCCAAGTTCGTCCTGTCCATGAAGTTGTGACGGTAGATTTATTTATTCCCGGATGTCCCCCCGATGCGGAGCGAATTCGCGCTACCTTAGAACCCCTAATTAATGGGGAGAAACCCCAGATGGTCGGACGGGAAATGTTGAAGTTTGGTTGATCGGAATTTGCCCAATAAAATCTAAGAGTCGTTATGTCTAAAACAGTTGTTATCGATCCCATCACTCGTATTGAAGGTCATGCGAAAATTTCCATCTTGTTAGATGATGCGGGAGAAGTCTCCGATGCGCGTTTTCATGTGGTCGAGTTTCGAGGCTTTGAGAAATTTTGTGAAGGTCGCCCGATGTGGGAAATGGCAAGTATTACCGCCCGCATCTGTGGGATTTGTCCCGTGAGTCACCTCCTCGCCTCGGCGAAAACTGGGGATAAAATTCAAGCAGTTAAAATTCCGATCGCGGCGAATAAGCTACGGCGGATGATGAATTTGGCGCAAATTACCCAATCCCACGCCCTCAGCTTTTTCCACCTGAGTAGTCCTGACTTTCTCTTGGGTTGGGATAGCGATCCTGCCACCCGCAACATCTTTGGCTTAATTGCGGCGGACCCCGAATTAGCCCGGAAAGGAATTCGCCTCCGTCAGTTTGGTCAACAGGTAATTAAAATCTTGGGATCGCGCAAAATCCATCCCGCTTGGGCTGTACCTGGGGGAGTTCGTTATCCGTTGTTAGAAGAGGGTTGTAGCTGGATTCGAGAACGTTTACCGGAATCTCAAGAAACCCTTACCATTGCTTTAGATTTAATGAAGCGTCTGTTAGACCAATTTGGTACAGAGGCGCAGGTTTTCGGTGAATTTCCTTCTTTATTTATGGGCTTAGTGACCCCAGATGGCTTATGGGAACATTATGATGGTCATTTGCGGATTATGGATAGTGAGGGAAATATTGTTGCCGATCGCTTGAGTGAAGACGACTACCAAACTTTTCTCGGTGAAG
Coding sequences within it:
- the hoxU gene encoding bidirectional hydrogenase complex protein HoxU, translated to MAVVTLKINDRDLAVEAGATVLEAAQAAGIHIPTMCHLEGITDVGACRLCLVAIAGIPKLLPACVTQVSEGMKVLTHTPEIEEFRRMTVEMLFAEGNHICSVCVANGNCELQDMAIEVGMDHTRFFYQFPQREVDVSHDRFGIDRNRCIFCTRCVRVCDEIEGAHVWDMAGRGSQSKIIAGLDQPWGEVSACTSCGKCVDACPTGAIFRKGSTVAEMQRDRAKLEFIVNARKNQEWTR
- a CDS encoding NADH-quinone oxidoreductase subunit B family protein gives rise to the protein MDKIRLATVWLAGCSGCHMSFLDLDEWLIDLAEKVDVVYSPVGSDIKEYPENVDVVLVEGAIANEENLELIQIIRERSKFLISFGDCAVTANVPAMRNMLRGADPVLRRCYLELGDETPQLPNAPGIVPPLLAQVRPVHEVVTVDLFIPGCPPDAERIRATLEPLINGEKPQMVGREMLKFG
- a CDS encoding Ni/Fe hydrogenase subunit alpha; this encodes MSKTVVIDPITRIEGHAKISILLDDAGEVSDARFHVVEFRGFEKFCEGRPMWEMASITARICGICPVSHLLASAKTGDKIQAVKIPIAANKLRRMMNLAQITQSHALSFFHLSSPDFLLGWDSDPATRNIFGLIAADPELARKGIRLRQFGQQVIKILGSRKIHPAWAVPGGVRYPLLEEGCSWIRERLPESQETLTIALDLMKRLLDQFGTEAQVFGEFPSLFMGLVTPDGLWEHYDGHLRIMDSEGNIVADRLSEDDYQTFLGEAVEPWSYLKFPYYKPLGYPEGIYRVGPLARLNICDRIGTPLADRALQEFRDRAGKRVVTSSFFYHYARLVEILAALEGIEALVNDPDVLSPRTRAEAGINQLEAVGVSEAPRGTLFHHYQVDENGLIEKVNLIIATGQNNLAMNKTVAQIAKHYIRGHEIPEGLLNRVEAGIRAFDPCLSCSTHAMGEMPLHIQLIGSKGEVINEVWRH